The Desulfosporosinus acidiphilus SJ4 genome has a window encoding:
- the asnB gene encoding asparagine synthase (glutamine-hydrolyzing) → MCGICGQFGPAKYIDVPRLKQMTRAMKHRGPDQEAYYVSPTLAFGFRRLAIVDIKGGQQPLSNEDKRIRIIFNGEIYNYKELREHLISHGHSLQQAGDGEVLAHLYEEYGLDFPSKLRGTFAIALWDERLRRLLLVRDRLGVKPLYVRYNSESLAFASELGALLIGAEKPAINFQALDQYLSYRYVPAPNTIFRGIYKVPPGTTLLVTFKKGELQVRTKTFWLVPSVKKEISLKEASELVHTTLKEALQIRWPDEVPAAYYFSGGLDSSGLIAMHQSLYHERARTYAIGFERPHHTRDFRYYSELDQARNAARVLQTQHCERVVPFAEVQQRLGRILTAMDEPIADPTAIPLYFLSEFASSRGEKVVFSGEGADELFGGYSTYLEPSNFRRYHQLPGWTRNILEHTFPQKTERFSLSLSERYFGVGGLMRFSQKQSLYSGKMLSALAEEKSYFPTQHLLEDEILSEEERMLQFDMCSWLPENTLMKSDKMTMQHGLEIRLPYLDHELVELGMSFPLPYKVTPKESKVVLRRALAGFLPEEVVTLPKNGFPVPLTAWLMDELKPEVKNVLLDPGARLREFLLPQQIEKMLQADSSHSSRLIWALYVLEVYLTFWQQAQINVCTRPSAEKNRIPKLGGGSI, encoded by the coding sequence ATGTGCGGTATTTGTGGGCAGTTTGGCCCAGCTAAATATATCGATGTTCCTCGGCTCAAACAAATGACACGGGCGATGAAGCATAGAGGCCCCGATCAGGAAGCCTATTATGTTTCACCGACTCTTGCCTTCGGATTTCGCCGGTTAGCTATTGTGGATATAAAGGGAGGACAGCAGCCCTTATCGAACGAAGATAAGCGTATCCGCATTATCTTTAATGGTGAAATCTATAATTACAAGGAACTACGAGAGCATCTGATCAGCCACGGACATTCCTTACAGCAGGCGGGTGATGGTGAGGTTCTGGCACACCTTTATGAGGAATATGGTTTAGATTTCCCCTCTAAATTAAGAGGAACTTTCGCCATTGCGCTTTGGGACGAGCGGCTTCGCCGCTTGTTACTCGTTCGCGATCGTTTAGGTGTAAAACCCTTATATGTCCGCTATAATTCCGAAAGTTTAGCATTTGCTTCAGAACTTGGAGCCCTGCTCATCGGAGCGGAGAAACCGGCTATTAATTTTCAAGCTTTGGATCAATACTTAAGTTATCGGTATGTTCCGGCACCTAATACAATTTTCAGGGGTATTTATAAAGTTCCGCCGGGCACAACGTTATTGGTGACCTTTAAAAAAGGCGAACTTCAAGTACGAACGAAAACCTTTTGGCTGGTCCCAAGCGTAAAAAAAGAAATTTCATTAAAAGAGGCGAGTGAGCTCGTCCACACCACCTTAAAGGAAGCCCTGCAAATTCGTTGGCCTGATGAAGTCCCGGCAGCCTATTATTTCAGCGGCGGTTTGGATTCGAGCGGCTTGATCGCTATGCACCAGAGTCTCTATCATGAGCGGGCACGAACTTACGCTATTGGATTTGAACGTCCTCATCACACGCGGGATTTTCGTTATTATTCGGAATTAGATCAAGCTCGGAATGCAGCCAGAGTTTTACAGACGCAGCATTGCGAAAGGGTTGTCCCTTTTGCTGAGGTTCAGCAGCGCCTTGGGCGAATCTTAACCGCCATGGATGAGCCAATTGCCGATCCAACAGCAATTCCTCTCTATTTCCTTAGTGAATTCGCCTCCTCGCGAGGAGAAAAGGTCGTCTTTTCAGGAGAAGGTGCCGATGAGTTATTTGGCGGGTACAGCACCTATCTTGAGCCGTCAAACTTCCGCCGCTACCATCAGCTTCCAGGTTGGACTCGAAACATTCTGGAACATACTTTCCCTCAAAAGACAGAACGCTTCTCCCTCTCACTGAGCGAGCGTTACTTTGGAGTTGGAGGACTTATGCGTTTCTCGCAAAAACAATCCCTATATTCCGGAAAAATGCTTTCCGCACTAGCAGAAGAAAAATCCTATTTTCCGACCCAACACCTTCTGGAAGACGAAATACTGTCTGAGGAGGAACGAATGCTGCAATTTGATATGTGTTCATGGCTGCCGGAAAATACCCTGATGAAATCGGATAAGATGACCATGCAGCACGGTTTGGAAATACGGCTGCCCTATTTGGATCATGAACTCGTTGAATTGGGCATGAGTTTTCCACTTCCCTACAAAGTCACTCCCAAGGAAAGCAAGGTTGTCTTGCGCAGGGCATTGGCAGGCTTCTTACCTGAAGAAGTGGTAACCCTGCCGAAAAATGGGTTCCCTGTACCTCTTACAGCCTGGTTAATGGACGAACTGAAACCAGAAGTAAAGAACGTTTTATTAGACCCTGGAGCCCGCCTGCGGGAATTTCTCCTGCCGCAGCAAATTGAAAAGATGCTTCAAGCTGATTCTTCCCATTCGTCACGCCTCATTTGGGCGCTCTACGTATTGGAAGTGTACCTAACTTTCTGGCAGCAAGCACAAATTAACGTCTGTACCAGACCGAGTGCAGAAAAAAATAGAATCCCCAAACTAGGGGGAGGGTCAATTTGA
- a CDS encoding N-acetylmuramoyl-L-alanine amidase, translated as MGYYSEDSVPGKALAEKIQSQLIKLQPDNKRTAKVGDYYLLNQIKIPAVIIEVGFLSNARESRMRS; from the coding sequence ATGGGTTACTACAGTGAAGATTCGGTGCCTGGCAAAGCTTTGGCGGAGAAAATTCAGAGCCAGTTGATAAAACTTCAACCCGATAATAAACGAACGGCCAAGGTTGGTGATTATTATCTGCTTAACCAAATCAAAATACCGGCAGTCATTATTGAAGTTGGATTTTTGTCCAATGCACGAGAGAGTAGAATGCGATCTTAG
- a CDS encoding COG4705 family protein — protein MNQSISVTRNREKQFLMKVPEITIYFWIVKLLTTAMGESTSDYLVNNINPYVAVILGAVGFFIALILQFSARKYVAWIYWLLVVMVAIFGTMVADVIHIVLGVPYYASTIAFAIILTVVFATWYKVEKTLSIHSIYTRRREVFYWAAVLATFAMGTATGDMTAMTLNLGYLASGILFIVLFVLPAVGYFLFGLNEIFAFWFAYIMTRPLGASFADWFGKPKGITGLGYGDGIVVAVLTILIVIFVVYLSVTLRDVQQLED, from the coding sequence TAATGAAGGTTCCAGAAATCACGATATACTTTTGGATTGTCAAACTGCTGACTACCGCCATGGGCGAATCGACATCTGATTACCTGGTCAATAATATCAATCCATATGTGGCTGTAATCTTGGGGGCAGTAGGATTCTTTATCGCACTAATCTTACAATTTTCAGCTCGCAAATATGTGGCATGGATATATTGGCTTCTCGTGGTCATGGTGGCTATCTTTGGAACAATGGTTGCCGATGTCATACATATCGTTTTAGGTGTTCCGTATTATGCGTCCACCATCGCCTTTGCCATTATTTTGACCGTGGTATTTGCGACTTGGTACAAGGTGGAAAAGACGTTATCTATCCATAGCATCTATACACGTCGACGTGAGGTGTTTTATTGGGCTGCTGTACTTGCAACGTTTGCCATGGGAACTGCCACGGGGGATATGACTGCAATGACTTTAAACCTTGGCTACTTGGCTTCAGGAATCCTATTCATCGTATTGTTCGTGCTTCCTGCAGTGGGTTATTTTTTGTTTGGTCTGAACGAGATATTTGCATTCTGGTTTGCCTATATTATGACCCGTCCTCTTGGTGCCTCCTTTGCAGACTGGTTTGGAAAACCAAAGGGCATTACGGGTCTGGGATATGGTGATGGGATTGTCGTGGCGGTATTAACGATACTCATAGTCATATTTGTCGTTTATTTATCGGTGACACTCAGGGATGTCCAACAGTTGGAGGATTAG